One segment of Meriones unguiculatus strain TT.TT164.6M chromosome 3, Bangor_MerUng_6.1, whole genome shotgun sequence DNA contains the following:
- the Kdf1 gene encoding keratinocyte differentiation factor 1, with protein MPRPGQPRPSSGPPRLGPWERPTELCLETNDERSQPPPGRRTRRPDPKDPGHHGPESITFISVSVEPATEPPTCCLLWRPWGWDWCRAAFCFRRCRDCLQRCGACVRGCSPCLSAGDATAGSPEAAWAKEHNGVPPSPDRAPPSRRDGQRLKSSVGSSFSYPDVKLKGIPVYPYRHATSPVPDADSCCKEPLAEPPPTRHSLPSTLTSSPRGSEEYYSFHESDLDLPEMGSGSMSSREIDVLIFKKLTELFSVHQIDELAKCTSDTVFLEKTSKISDLISSITQDYHLDEQDAEGRLVRGIIRISTRKSRSRPQTSEGRSARSTAPAAAPDSGHETMVGSGLSQDELTVQISQETTADAMARKLRPYGAPGYPASQDSSFQGTDTDSSGAPLLQVYC; from the exons ATGCCCAGGCCGGGACAGCCCCGCCCATCATCTGGGCCTCCACGCTTGGGGCCTTGGGAGCGGCCAACAGAGCTATGCCTGGAAACGAATGATGAGCGCTCCCAGCCCCCACCAGGCCGCCGCACCCGCAGGCCAGACCCCAAGGACCCTGGCCATCACGGACCTGAGAGTATCACCTTCATTTCAGTTTCTGTGGAACCAGCCACCGAGCCCCCAACCTGCTGTCTCCTCTGGCGCCCCTGGGGGTGGGACTGGTGCAGGGCTGCCTTCTGCTTCCGACGCTGCAGGGATTGCCTGCAGCGCTGTGGGGCTTGTGTGCGGGGCTGCAGCCCCTGCTTATCTGCCGGGGACGCCACCGCAGGGTCTCCCGAAGCTGCCTGGGCCAAGGAGCACAATGGTGTGCCGCCCAGCCCGGACCGTGCGCCCCCCAGCCGCCGGGATGGCCAGCGGCTCAAGTCCAGCGTGGGCAGTAGCTTCAGCTACCCAGACGTTAAGCTCAAGGGCATCCCGGTCTACCCCTACCGCCATGCCACCTCCCCAGTCCCTGACGCGGACTCCTGCTGCAAGGAGCCCCTGGCAGAGCCTCCTCCCACACGGCACAGCCTGCCTAGCACCCTCACCAGCAGCCCCCGCGGCTCTGAGGAGTACTATTCCTTCCATGAATCGGACCTGGACCTGCCCGAGATGGGCAGTGGCTCCATGTCGAGCCGGGAGATTGACGTGCTTATTTTCAAGAAGCTGACAGAGCTGTTCAGCGTCCACCAGATTGACGAGCTGGCCAAGTGCACGTCGGACACCGTGTTCCTGGAGAAGACCAGCAAGatctcagatctcatcagcagCATCACACAGGACTATCACCTGGATGAGCAAGACGCCGAGGGCCGCCTGGTGCGTGGCATCATCCGCATCAGTACCCGCAAAAGCCGCTCCCGCCCACAGACCTCCGAGGGGCGCTCAGCCCGCTCTACCGCCCCTGCTGCTGCCCCCGACAGTGGCCATGAGACCATGGTGGGCTCTGGCCTCAGCCAGGACG AACTGACAGTGCAGATCTCCCAGGAGACAACCGCAGACGCCATGGCCAGGAAGCTGAGGCCATATGGAGCCCCAG GGTACCCAGCCAGCCAAGACTCCTCCTTCCAGGGCACGGACACAGACTCTTCAGGGGCACCCCTGCTGCAGGTGTACTGCTAG